TGCCGATTATGTCCGTCCCGCATTTGATGGTGGAAAATTCGTTGTCACTAGTCAATCTCAAGGTTTGTATCAGTGGGGTTATGATCTCGGATTAAATTTGGATTACGCCTTTGAACCCGTTGAAGTGGTTCCCGCAACAGGCGCCGCCAATCGTGTGGCGGGTGTTATCGACGATTTTTTGGTGGTGCATGTTACAGGGGCCATTGGTCTGACGGATTGGCTTGATGTCGGTCTGGATGTTCCGGTTGTTGCCTATGAAACATTTTTCAATTTTGTGACCCGTGACGCTTCTCAATGTATTGTGAGTGGATCAGTTTGTCCCAAGCAGACAAAAACAAAAATGGGGGATATCCTGTTCGCAACCAAGTTAAGGTTACTCGATTCCGATCGCAGTATGTTTGGCGTTGCCATCCAGCCTTTCATTTCGTTTCCGACCGGAAGCGGTTATTACATGACCGGTTATGGTCAGTTTTCAGGCGGCGCAAAGGTGGTTGTGGATGCCAATATCAAAAGAAAAGTCTATTTTGGTTTAAATGTCGGTTATCAGGTTTTGAAGAATCGCAATTATGCTCCCGACACGGCCTTTGCGAATATCGATGATCAGATTCTTTTGTCTTTCGGCGCCAATGTTCCCATCGGCAAAAAATTTGCCGCACTGGCTGAATTTTATGGTGAAACGCTTGCGAAATCTCCTTTCAAACATCAAATCCAATCCCCTTTTGAATTTTTAATTGGAGCGCGTTATGAACCCGGGATTATTAAACGCTGGAAATTTTCCGTACTGGGAGGAACCGGTATTGATAAAGGATTTGGAGCGCCCGCATGGCGGACAATGGCGCAAGTGAGTTATCGCAATACCAAAGTGGTTGAGCTCTCAGACGAAGAGGCCTCTCCCGTTTCCGTCGAAGCGCCCTATGAAGAAAAAATCATCATCATGCAAAAAATTCATTTTGAATTTAACAAGTCGAATATTCGCCCGGTCTCTTATCCCATTTTGGATGATGTCGTAAAAGTGCTTGAACAAAATCCGCAAATCAAAAAAATTCGGATTGAGGGACATACCGACTGGATCGGTTCCGATGCCTATAATATAAAACTTTCTCAGCGGCGTGCTGAAGCCGTGCGTGGGTATCTGGTTAAAAAAGGGGTTTCTCCCGATCGTCTGGTAGCCACAGGTTATGGCAAATCCCGTCCTGTTGCGGATAACAACACCGACGAAGGGCGCGCCAGAAACCGTCGGACCGAATTTACAGTCCTTGATAACGGCGGTGCCTAGTATTATACCGCTTGGGTGCCCAAACCATTTTCCAAAAATGATTCTCCGCTCGCAACACCCGTGCAATTTATCAAAGGCGTGGGTCCTGCTTTGGCCAAAAAATTGGCGAAGTTGAATGTCTTTACCGTCGAAGACCTTTTTTATCTTATTCCCATTCGCTATGTTGATCGCAGACTTATTTCACCGATTGCGGAAATAACTCCGGGCAAGGAGAGAACCGTAATTGGTCATGTGATGTCGGCGGGCGTTCATTTATTGGGCCGCAGTGGCAAACAAGTTTTCGAAGTCACTGTCAGCGACAACACGGGAAAAATTTCTGCCAAATGGTTTCATTTTTATTTGGATTACATGAGGCGAAATTTTCAAGTGGGCACCAAAGTTTTGATGGCGGGAGAAATCAGTTTTTTCAAAAATAAGGGACAGTTCCTACATCCCGAAGTGGAGTTTCTGGAGAATGAGGTGGAGAGTGATGAATTTAGCCGCCAAGGGCGGCGAGAGGGGGAGGCTCCGCCGGCTTTGCCGGTGGAGGGGGCTTTGCCTGCCCCTATAACAGAAGCCGGTGGAAAAATTCTGCCTGTTTATCCGTTGACCGAAGGCGTTTCGCAAAAAATGATGCGAAAGATTGTACGCAATGCGTGGGATTATTTTGGACAACATTTAAGGCCGGCACTTCCTCTGGATTTTCTGGAAAAATATCATCTGGCCGACCCGTGGGAATCAGTTGCCCAGCTTCATTTTCCCGCCTCCGATATCGATGTCAATCTTTTGAATGAGAGACAATCTCAGGCACATCGCACCCTGATTTTTGATGAATTCTTTTTTCTGGAGTTGGGGCTCGCATTAAAAAAATCCAAAACAGTTCGGGAACAGGGGATTGCTTTTCCTCATCATGCCGAGACAGAAGATCGTTTTTTGAAAATACTCCCCTTTGCATTAACAAAAGCCCAGTGCCGTGTTTTGAAGGAAATTCGAAAAGACATGGAGCGCTCCTATCCGATGAACCGTCTTTTGCAAGGCGATGTGGGGAGCGGAAAAACGGTGATAGCGCTTGCCTGTTCTTTGCAAGCCATTGCCAATGGTTATCAAGCGGTGATTATGGCGCCGACCGAAATTTTGGCGGAGCAACATTTTCAAACGATGAGCCGCTTTCTGCAACCGCTTGGAATTCCTTGTGGGCTCGCAACCGGCGGTATCAAAGGAAAAGAGAGAGAGACTCTGTATCAATCCTGCAAGAATGGAGAAGTGCCTCTTGTTGTTGGAACACACGCTTTGATCCAACAAGGTCTGGAATTTGCGAAACTGGGATTTATTGTGATTGATGAACAACATCGCTTTGGCGTTTTGCAACGGCAGGCCCTGCATAAAAAAGGAAAAATGCCCGATGTTTTAGTGATGACGGCAACGCCCATTCCCAGAACTCTCGCGCTTACTGCTTATGGTGATCTGGATGTTTCCGTCATTGATGAACTGCCACAGGGGCGTAAACCTATTGCCACAAGACTTTACGGGGAGAAACAAAGAGAAGGCATGTATCAGGGCATGTCGCAGGAGTTGAAAAAAAATCACCAGATTTTTGTTGTCTATCCGTTGATTGAAGAGAGTGAAAAACTCGATTTGAAAAATGCAACCGAGATGTCTCAAGAACTCAAACGTCTTTTTGAACCCGATTACAAAGTGGCTCTTTTACATGGCCGTCTTCCTGTTCAGGAAAAAGAATCCATCATGGCCGATTTTAAAAATCAGAAAGTGCAAATTTTGGCGGCGACATCCGTGGTGGAAGTGGGGGTTGATTGTCCCAATGCCACCGTGATGGTGGTGGAACACGCCGAACGTTTCGGACTTTCACAACTTCATCAGCTTCGTGGAAGGGTGGGGCGCAGTTCTTTTCAATCGTATTGCATTCTGATGGCCGATTATCGCCGCTCAGAAGAAGCAAAAAAGCGCCTTCAAGTAATGGTTGAAACCCATGACGGTTTCCGAATTGCCGAAGAGGATTTGGCGATTCGCGGTCCCGGAGAATTTTTAGGCACAAGGCAGGCGGGTCTGCCGGAATTCAGGGTCGCCAATCTGGCACAAGATATTGATATTTTGAGCTTAGCCCGCCAAGGTGCTTTTGAATTGATCGAAAAAGATCCAAATCTAAGTCTGCCGGAACACCAAGCCTTCCGCGCCATCCTGCGCTCGCGCTGGAAAGGAAAATTAGAATTGATTCAGATTGCGTAAATGTGCTGTCAGTTATTGTGATTCCACAATCCGGTATTTTAATTTTCCGTTAAGACCGGGATTATCCGGAGCAACAATTTGGTTAACCGTAACTGTGGCAATCTTTACAGGATTGTCGTTGCCGGCGGTTTGGATGTCATCTGTCAATATTTGGGTAAAAGTTCTTGTTCCGTTTGGAACGGTAATTGTTACATTTGCTGTGACGGGACGCGCCGGAAGTTGTTCTTCATTATCATTATGGTCTTCATAATAATTTAAGGCGATCGTATATTCACCGACTTGTAGCTGGTTGCAATCTGTATAGTAATGTTCGGGACCAAAACCTTGTTTATTGTCAAGATCCAGAAAACCGCTAACCCCTTTGAGGTTTTTGTAATAAACATGTGTTTGATCCGGTTCGAACAGATGCAAGTCAACGTCTGCGTTATCCAGATTCCAAGTCACCGTCACGGTAATAGGCCCGCTTCCAACAATCTGAGGCGGGTCTTGAAGTTTGGCCAGTTGCCGTTGGATATCAACAACCAGTGCCGGTGCAATATCAAAATCGGATGACAAATAGGTATTAATAAATCCATGTGCTTTATATCTGTCCAAATCGTTCGCCACAGAATTATCCAATGTTTTTTTCAGAGTATGGTTGTGCGGCAAGGCGCCGAGCAATCTCAGGACTGTGATGATATCCCGATGATTGGTCAGATAGGGTGCACCGTCTCCCCTAATTCCACCCACATTATTTGTAGGTGTTGCGACGCCAAATATGCCAAAACTTGTCATGGGAATACTGGGTTGTGCATCTGCAAGAATTTGCTGTGCCTCGTTGGCATAGAAATTTCCTTGGGAATGGGACACGACCATGACTTTCTGACCCTGTAAAATGGCTTCACGGTATTTTTCAATATGGGTGCTTAACTCCGAAGCGGCAACCTCATATTCCGCTTGGAATAATTTATCTTGGAGGTTCTGAAACCAGCCCGGAATATTTCCCATTTGATATAGCCATAAAAAAATTTGACTGCTGTATTGTGCCAGATTTTGATCCGCCGCCTGAACGAGATCTTCAAAAGGTCCATCGGTATAATTATAGGCCAGATCATAAGTGATCTCTTGTCCCTGAAAACTCTCTCCCAGCACCTTGACTAATTTATCTTTTGCTTTCTGTGCATCTTTCCGCGATGTCCATATGCCATTCACAAATACAACATGGAATTTTTCGGGAGCCGCTTCGCAATTTTGCAAGGCATGCACTGAAGAAAGAAAAAGAAAATATCCTATAAAGAATATGACGCTGATTTTAATCACAGAAGGGACCCTTTCCTTGAGTAAAATAGCCTCCCCCCACCAATTTGTTCGATTGAAGATATTTTTTAAAACGCTCTCGTGTATTAGCCGTAAGGGCTTCTATTTCCCTAGACATTTCGAGCTGAAGTTTTTCCCGATCCTTGCTGCTTTCAAAATCGGGGAGACTGTACTCACAGTCAATCGCCCGGTCCATCAATTCTGTAGCCTCAAAAGCTTCGGTTTTGGTTGTTGCTTCCATCATTTTTTGCGTGGCTTTGGCATCTTGTTCCGCCGCTTTCTTTATGGCCTGCGTTACGGAATATTTTTTTTCAATCAGCTGATCAATATCATCGCGGATGCCGTTATAATTGGCATCTGTCCCTTTCAGGCCGGTGGAGGTGTCTTCTTTGATTCCCAAAGATGCCGCTGGATTGTTCTGCGAAAGGAATGGAAACCCTTCGGAAAAAATCGCGCCCCCCGCGCTACAGCCGAAAAGCAATAAAAAAGCGATTAAAAAAAGTGTTGCACAGCTCATTTTGTGTAAAAGCATCTCCCGTCTCCTTTAGTGTGAAGTTAAAATTTTTCCATTTTGGCCCACGGCTACAAAAGTGGTGTTACCGTAGACGATGCTGAAAAGAACATCCGTAACTCCAATGTCTCTTGACACCCAGGTAATGCCGTCTGAAGAAGTCAAAACTTTGCCACCATAACCCACGGCGACAAATGTATTTTGAGCATAGGTCACATCACTGAGATAATAAGGATTACGCAGTGTCCATGCCACGGCATCCGGGGACGTCAGAATATTGGGCGCCGTGCTTGCCACGCCAAAACTTGGTCCCACAATAACAAAAGTTCCGTTACCATAGGCAATAGCGCTGAGAGTTGTTGTAGTACCCGAATTTTTTGATGTCCATGTAATGCCATCCGTGGATATGATGATTTTTCCGTTACTGCCAACAGCTACAAAAGTATTGTTAGCGTAAATGATCCCGCGCAGATTTTCTGCGATTCCGGAGTTTCTCTTAATCCATGTTGTACCGTCAGGGGAGGTGACGACAGTTCCATCGTCGCCTACTGCCACAAAGGTATTGTTTCCGTAGGTTACGGCATAGAAATAATTGGTTGTCCCCGATATTTTTTTTGTCCATGAAATGCCGTCCGGTGAAGTGGCAATCTGACCGTTCCAACCCACAATGACAAACAGATTGTTGCCATAGGCAATGCCTGTTGAATAATCATTTGGTACGGCGTGTGTTGTCCACTGAACGCCGTCTGACGACGTTAAAATCTGTTTACTGGAACCCTTGGATGTGACCACAAAAATATTATTACCAAAAGCAATGTCATCGAGCCA
The window above is part of the Deltaproteobacteria bacterium genome. Proteins encoded here:
- a CDS encoding OmpA family protein; the encoded protein is MKKIKFGFWIAVVSFLSYPAFARFPSNSADYVRPAFDGGKFVVTSQSQGLYQWGYDLGLNLDYAFEPVEVVPATGAANRVAGVIDDFLVVHVTGAIGLTDWLDVGLDVPVVAYETFFNFVTRDASQCIVSGSVCPKQTKTKMGDILFATKLRLLDSDRSMFGVAIQPFISFPTGSGYYMTGYGQFSGGAKVVVDANIKRKVYFGLNVGYQVLKNRNYAPDTAFANIDDQILLSFGANVPIGKKFAALAEFYGETLAKSPFKHQIQSPFEFLIGARYEPGIIKRWKFSVLGGTGIDKGFGAPAWRTMAQVSYRNTKVVELSDEEASPVSVEAPYEEKIIIMQKIHFEFNKSNIRPVSYPILDDVVKVLEQNPQIKKIRIEGHTDWIGSDAYNIKLSQRRAEAVRGYLVKKGVSPDRLVATGYGKSRPVADNNTDEGRARNRRTEFTVLDNGGA
- the recG gene encoding ATP-dependent DNA helicase RecG gives rise to the protein MPKPFSKNDSPLATPVQFIKGVGPALAKKLAKLNVFTVEDLFYLIPIRYVDRRLISPIAEITPGKERTVIGHVMSAGVHLLGRSGKQVFEVTVSDNTGKISAKWFHFYLDYMRRNFQVGTKVLMAGEISFFKNKGQFLHPEVEFLENEVESDEFSRQGRREGEAPPALPVEGALPAPITEAGGKILPVYPLTEGVSQKMMRKIVRNAWDYFGQHLRPALPLDFLEKYHLADPWESVAQLHFPASDIDVNLLNERQSQAHRTLIFDEFFFLELGLALKKSKTVREQGIAFPHHAETEDRFLKILPFALTKAQCRVLKEIRKDMERSYPMNRLLQGDVGSGKTVIALACSLQAIANGYQAVIMAPTEILAEQHFQTMSRFLQPLGIPCGLATGGIKGKERETLYQSCKNGEVPLVVGTHALIQQGLEFAKLGFIVIDEQHRFGVLQRQALHKKGKMPDVLVMTATPIPRTLALTAYGDLDVSVIDELPQGRKPIATRLYGEKQREGMYQGMSQELKKNHQIFVVYPLIEESEKLDLKNATEMSQELKRLFEPDYKVALLHGRLPVQEKESIMADFKNQKVQILAATSVVEVGVDCPNATVMVVEHAERFGLSQLHQLRGRVGRSSFQSYCILMADYRRSEEAKKRLQVMVETHDGFRIAEEDLAIRGPGEFLGTRQAGLPEFRVANLAQDIDILSLARQGAFELIEKDPNLSLPEHQAFRAILRSRWKGKLELIQIA